The sequence CCGTCGATCGCCGAGTGAAGGTAGGTGTAGCCAACCCGCCGGCCCTTCCCCCGCTTCGACGCCCGCCCGAGGGCGCTGTCGCGTCCGTGGACCTTCCAGCCGCCGCCGTCGGGGATCTTCCCGACCTTCTTCACATCGACGTGGATCATGTGCCCGGGATAGCGGGCGGTGATCGTGCCCGGCTGACGCAGGTTCCCTCCGTCGGGAGTGATGTCGCGGATCCGGTTCAGGCCCAGGCGGTCCAGCCACCGGGTCACGGTCCGCACGCAGCAGTGGACCCCATGGCCATCGGCGAGCTCACGAGCGATCCGGCGGGCGGACCACTTCTGTTTCCGCCGCCAGTGCTCGATCAGCTCCACCACCCACCCCTCCAAGCGGGACGGGCGGTGCGCGGGGGCGCTGGAGTGCTCCTCGAGCCCGGCTGCACCGGCAGCCCGGTAGCGTCCGACCCACTTCGAGAGCGTGGCGCGAGCTATGTGGAACTCCGCAGCGACGTGCGCGATCGGACGACCCCTCGCGAGCACCTGGTCGACCGCACGCCGCCTTCCGACAGCCGTCAGTGGAGCATTACGGTGGGTCATGGAACGGGTCTCCTCCCAGCAGATGAATGGCTTCAGCACCACCCATCGTGCCGGTCAGGGACCCGTTCCTTCATCCCCGCTCCGTGACTACAACGTCATGACCCGCAACATCTAGGCGGGAGGCGGGGCCGGCG comes from Brachybacterium faecium DSM 4810 and encodes:
- a CDS encoding transposase (PFAM: Integrase core domain), whose translation is MTHRNAPLTAVGRRRAVDQVLARGRPIAHVAAEFHIARATLSKWVGRYRAAGAAGLEEHSSAPAHRPSRLEGWVVELIEHWRRKQKWSARRIARELADGHGVHCCVRTVTRWLDRLGLNRIRDITPDGGNLRQPGTITARYPGHMIHVDVKKVGKIPDGGGWKVHGRDSALGRASKRGKGRRVGYTYLHSAIDGFSRLAYTEPLEDETAATTIGFLHRAFAFFAAHGITRITRLISDNGPNYRSNAFARSIRGKVSRHQRTRPYTPRHNGKVERFQRITVDEFLYAEVFESEQERRNRHGVWLHHYNYCECWSGWSGTGWQGGHCAAPAPRSWLIQLFAPNGCVSMDMSDSGAGRLALARPTPMA